In Coccidioides posadasii str. Silveira chromosome 4, complete sequence, one genomic interval encodes:
- the SUB2_2 gene encoding Suppressor of the cold-sensitive snRNP biogenesis mutant brr1-1 (EggNog:ENOG410PGTN~COG:A~BUSCO:6401at33183) produces MSHEEDLIDYSDEELQTTDAAAAAATAAAAANGAAVKKGDLTVSGARADKKGSYVGVHSTGFRDFLLKPELLRAITDCGFEHPSEVQQVCIPTAILKVDVLCQAKSGLGKTAVFVLTTLNQLEPVPGECSILVMCHTRELAYQIKNEYARFSKYLPDVKTAVFYGGTPMQKDIEVLSSKDTYPNIVVGTPGRLNALVREKKLSLRNIKAFVLDECDKMLDQIDMRRDVQEIFRSTPADKQVMMFSATLSQEIRPICKKFMRNPLEVYVDDDTKLTLHGLQQYYIKLSEAEKNRKLNELLDNLEFNQVIIFVKSTLRANELDKLLRECNFPSIAVHSGVSQEERIKRYKEFKEFNKRICVATDVFGRGIDIERINLAINYDMPADADSYLHRVGRAGRFGTKGLSISFVSSEDDMKTLKDIEKRFEVALPEYPEGGVDASTYMA; encoded by the exons ATGTCCCACGAGGAAGATCTGATCGACTACTCCGACGAGGAGCTCCAGACAACCGAtgccgctgctgctgccgccACCGCCGCCGCGGCTGCAAATGGCGCCGCTGTGAAAAAAGGTGACTTGACCGTGTCTGGCGCGCGTGCGGACAAGAAGGGTAGCTATGTTGGCGTCCACTCGACTGGTTTCCGTGACTTCCTGCTGAAGCCGGAGCTTCTGCGTGCGATCACCGATTGCGGTTTCGAACATCCTTCGGAGG TCCAGCAAGTTTGCATCCCGACCGCCATCCTCAAAGTCGATGTTTTGTGCCAGGCAAAGTCCGGTCTGGGAAAGACAGCAGTCTTCGTTTTGACTACCTTGAACCAGCTTGAGCCTGTTCCTGGCGAGTGCTCGATCCTCGTCATGTGCCATACACGAGAGCTTGCCTACCAGATCAAGAATGAGTATGCTAGATTCAGCAAGTATCTCCCCGATGTCAAGACCGCGGTCTTTTACGGTGGAACCCCAATGCAAAAGGATATCGAAGTTCTCTCCTCCAAGGACACCTACCCCAACATTGTTGTGGGTACACCTGGTCGACTGAACGCTTTGGTCCGCGAAAAGAAGCTTTCCCTTCGAAACATCAAAGCCTTCGTCCTAGATGAGTGCGATAAGATGCTAGACCAGATAG ACATGCGACGTGATGTCCAGGAAATTTTCCGCTCCACTCCTGCTGACAAGCAAGTCATGATGTTTAGCGCCACCCTTTCCCAGGAGATTCGGCCCATCTGCAAGAAGTTCATGCGGAACCCTCTGGAGGTTTACGTGGACGATGACACCAAGCTAACCCTCCACGGTTTACAGCAATACTATATCAAACTCAGCGAGGCGGAAAAGAACCGGAAACTCAACGAGTTATTGGATAATCTTGAGTTCAACCAAGTCATCATCTTCGTCAAGAGCACCCTCCGCGCGAACGAGTTGGACAAGCTTCTGCGTGAATGCAACTTCCCTAGCATTGCAGTGCACTCTGGAGTGTCTCAGGAAGAGCG TATCAAACGTTATAAGGAATTTAAAGAATTCAACAAGCGCATCTGCGTCGCGACCGATGTATTCGGACGTGGTATCGACATCGAGCGTATCAACCTTGCCATCAATTACGATATGCCGGCTGATGCCGATTCATACCTTCATCGTGTGGGTCGTGCTGGCCGTTTTGGTACCAAAGGTCTGTCCATCTCCTTCGTCAGCAGTGAGGACGATATGAAGACCCTTAAGGATATTGAGAAGCGATTCGAAGTGGCTCTGCC TGAATATCCCGAAGGAGGAGTTGATGCCAGCACCTACATGGCGTAA
- a CDS encoding uncharacterized protein (EggNog:ENOG410IU96~COG:S~BUSCO:776at33183), with translation MPYVYKNHVNQRQTREVVRRADGDVQKSAGTLLPRPVASLVTLFAHSTSLSLRVGTFLGGFAIDSFRATTLTGLELSRAVVESILIRAGRDVLSRSSDDYGRAEAESLLERSLATLHSTITSASFFASASFHLSATTLSSVSHFSQSLLSTLDAILGSSESSRAIAAIITLIRREFRNPETGVHAGKVGVGDLLVGCIGFAMLQRWGRRNTEREFRENGNEEIIWDVVILDNGLRADVVGTQRTEYPPNVESLDTPPTRPASFLAPEETDADMTFQAMERESTPLNPLGRLVPHVSLPADRQHALSDEEIRHYIVNQLPRGSHATIKTDSVIARTITVDVYDSQHKYIEISPPPGTALVKESFHEDHDAEGVSAYSETQLPKHTVVFQTVSNQSQTAELRPETQHPVEEEIAGGHSPRLSSHRRSPKRPKVSSWVSDPVPTVEFTPVNAKIRQARSRRPSFKRTISESSFSGSETPRASSQKRSVARTTHKLISNAEAKLGSMRSTKKRPAFSSPSSRQPSDFNKENAAAGPKGLLRSGRSKQPAQPAAQRPKLLPALPLTSGKHDALKSRRSDEHAVDSLPDTVPTRDYFPSHEKCVESYLARTDAYSLHAYPGSPSLPAVARNHISSTSSLSRVKSDSDMQKSSNENLHSYSPIASRRNSSKSLAPTIYSLAEADSKASLVLAPRFVKSVYEDQDTLSALSRDGKFFGLFPYNHLVRNIQRFSRFSSASYGSHFLRVMGISTGPQDWQNGEVDHHEHSSFSNHTGMPPSTILLSSFVDPAGGSNASGQTQEGFPLVHYLTLDHDSKAVVLTLRGTWGFEDILTDMTCDYDDLHWMGKTWQVHKGMLASAMRLLEGGGARVMATIKAALEEFTDYGVVFCGHSLGGGVAALLAILISRPNDTDMCGPSFVTASTHSSGTEGNIQRQPGQFRLPAGRPIHVYAYGPPAVMSSSLRLATRRLITTTVNGQDVVPSLSLGVLHDFHAVSLSFKSDVADAKSYVKSRVWDSISRSIANKFYIHQPPLLIHAGNGVGEDSWAWNTLKSLRSQLTAAKLMPPGEVFVVDTMRVLQRDAFTLDTSSGDGYPRLGRPATRVQLRFIRDVEARFGEIRFGSGMLGDHSPGRYEASLAALARGVLDN, from the exons ATGCCCTATGTCTATAAAAACCATGTGAACCAGCGCCAAACCCGGGAGGTCGTTCGGAGGGCGGACGGAGATGTCCAGAAGTCCGCTGGTACACTACTCCCTCGCCCGGTTGCCTCACTGGTAACCCTCTTTGCCCACTCTACGTCTCTCTCGCTCCGTGTCGGAACTTTCCTCGGGGGATTCGCTATCGACAGCTTTAGAGCGACGACGCTCACCGGCCTGGAGCTGAGTAGAGCTGTGGTGGAGAGCATCTTGATCCGGGCCGGTCGAGATGTTTTGTCCAGAAGCAGTGACGATTATGGGAGAGCGGAAGCTGAATCCTTGTTGGAGCGGAGC TTGGCAACGTTGCATTCAACGATAACCTCCGCTTCCTTCTTCGCGTCCGCGAGTTTCCACCTCTCTGCTACCACACTGTCCTCGGTCTCCCATTTTTCCCAATCTCTCCTGTCCACACTCGATGCGATCCTTGGGTCCTCAGAGTCCTCTCGTGCTATTGCCGCGATCATCACGTTGATTCGACGAGAGTTTCGTAACCCAGAAACAGGTGTCCATGCAGGCAAAGTCGGCGTAGGTGATTTGCTCGTGGGTTGCATTGGCTTTGCTATGCTGCAGCGTTGGGGAAGGCGGAACACCGAGAGAGAGTTCAGGGAGAATGGAAACGAAGAGATAATCTGGGACGTCGTTATCCTCGACAATGGCCTCAGAGCAGATGTTGTGGGAACTCAGCGGACGGAGTATCCGCCCAACGTCGAATCGCTGGATACCCCGCCAACGAGGCCGGCTTCGTTCCTGGCACCTGAAGAAACAGATGCGGACATGACATTTCAAGCGATGGAACGGGAGTCGACTCCGTTAAACCCCCTCGGTCGACTTGTCCCACATGTGTCACTCCCCGCGGACCGCCAACATGCTCTATCCGATGAAGAGATTCGACATTACATCGTAAATCAGCTCCCACGCGGGTCGCATGCTACAATAAAGACCGATAGCGTAATCGCAAGGACCATTACTGTTGATGTATATGATAGTCAGCACAAATATATAGAGATCTCCCCACCTCCGGGAACAGCTCTTGTGAAAGAAAGTTTTCACGAAGATCACGACGCTGAGGGCGTCTCGGCGTATTCGGAAACGCAGCTACCCAAACATACTGTGGTGTTCCAGACGGTATCCAACCAATCTCAGACTGCCGAATTGAGGCCGGAGACTCAGCACCCAGTGGAGGAGGAGATTGCTGGTGGGCATTCCCCACGGCTATCATCCCACAGGAGATCGCCGAAGCGGCCAAAGGTTAGCAGTTGGGTGAGCGACCCAGTGCCTACGGTCGAATTCACGCCCGTTAATGCAAAAATTCGGCAAGCTAGGTCTCGGCGACCTTCATTCAAAAGGACTATTTCAGAATCTTCGTTCAGTGGCTCGGAAACGCCTCGAGCTTCATCACAAAAGAGGTCTGTGGCGAGGACAACCCACAAGCTTATCTCCAATGCGGAAGCAAAGCTTGGAAGTATGAGAAGTACGAAGAAGCGGCcggctttttcttctccgaGCAGCCGTCAGCCGTCGGACTTTAACAAGGAAAATGCTGCTGCTGGTCCTAAAGGTCTACTTCGCAGCGGAAGATCTAAGCAACCCGCACAACCCGCGGCACAAAGGCCCAAGTTACTGCCTGCCTTGCCTCTTACGTCAGGAAAACACGATGCACTGAAATCAAGACGGTCGGACGAGCACGCTGTCGACTCCCTACCCGATACCGTTCCCACACGAGACTACTTTCCATCACACGAGAAGTGCGTCGAATCATACCTGGCCCGTACTGACGCGTATTCTCTACATGCATATCCGGGATCACCATCATTGCCTGCGGTTGCCAGAAATCATATCTCAAGCACCAGCAGTTTATCGAGAGTAAAATCTGACAGTGATATGCAGAAGTCGTCAAACGAAAACCTTCATTCTTACAGTCCCATAGCCTCCCGGAGAAATTCAAGCAAATCTCTTGCACCAACTATATATTCCTTGGCAGAAGCGGATTCAAAAGCGTCACTCGTCCTTGCCCCGCGATTTGTCAAGAGTGTATATGAAGACCAGGACACGCTCTCTGCCCTCTCTAGGGATGGGAAATTCTTCGGCCTTTTTCCGTACAATCACCTGGTGCGAAATATACAACGCTTTTCCAGGTTTTCGTCGGCGTCGTATGGATCGCATTTCCTCAGAGTTATGGGCATCTCCACTGGGCCACAGGATTGGCAAAATGGTGAGGTGGATCATCATGAGCATAGCTCGTTCTCCAACCATACAGGAATGCCTCCTTCAACGATCCTTCTCTCGTCCTTTGTGGATCCAGCTGGTGGCTCAAATGCTTCTGGGCAAACACAAGAAGGGTTCCCCTTGGTACATTATCTCACACTAGACCACGACTCAAAAGCCGTTGTCTTGACACTGAGAGGTACCTGGGGATTTGAAGATATTCTCACCGACATGACATGCGACTACGACGACCTACACTGGATGGGTAAAACCTGGCAGGTTCACAAGGGAATGCTTGCGTCCGCAATGCGTCTCCTTGAGGGCGGTGGCGCCCGTGTGATGGCTACCATAAAAGCAGCTTTGGAGGAGTTTACTGATTATGGTGTTGTATTCTGTGGCCATTCGTTGGGTGGTGGTGTTGCCGCACTTCTCGCGATATTAATCTCGAGGCCGAATGACACGGATATGTGTGGTCCATCGTTCGTGACCGCCTCTACGCACTCTAGCGGCACAGAGGGTAACATCCAACGTCAACCAGGACAATTCAGATTGCCGGCAGGGCGACCAATCCACGTATATGCCTATGGTCCACCCGCGGTGATGAGTTCGTCTCTGCGACTCGCCACAAGACGCTTGATTACCACAACCGTCAATGGGCAAGACGTTGTCCCATCATTATCCCTGGGTGTTCTCCACGACTTCCACGCTGTCTCGCTATCATTCAAAAGCGACGTCGCGGACGCCAAGTCATACGTGAAATCCCGCGTCTGGGACAGCATCAGCCGCAGCATCGCCAACAAGTTCTACATCCACCAACCACCCCTCCTTATTCACGCTGGTAACGGTGTCGGCGAGGACTCTTGGGCTTGGAACACACTCAAGTCACTCCGCAGCCAGCTGACGGCTGCGAAGCTGATGCCTCCAGGCGAGGTCTTTGTGGTAGATACCATGCGCGTTCTGCAGCGCGACGCTTTTACATTGGATACGTCCAGCGGCGATGGATATCCGCGGCTGGGCAGGCCAGCTACCAGGGTGCAATTGAGATTTATTCGAGACGTGGAAGCACGGTTTGGGGAGATCAGGTTTGGATCAGGGATGCTGGGCGATCATAGTCCTGGACGGTATGAGGCGAGCTTGGCGGCTCTGGCGAGGGGAGTTTTAGATAATTGA
- a CDS encoding uncharacterized protein (EggNog:ENOG410IU96~COG:S) → MLQRWGRRNTEREFRENGNEEIIWDVVILDNGLRADVVGTQRTEYPPNVESLDTPPTRPASFLAPEETDADMTFQAMERESTPLNPLGRLVPHVSLPADRQHALSDEEIRHYIVNQLPRGSHATIKTDSVIARTITVDVYDSQHKYIEISPPPGTALVKESFHEDHDAEGVSAYSETQLPKHTVVFQTVSNQSQTAELRPETQHPVEEEIAGGHSPRLSSHRRSPKRPKVSSWVSDPVPTVEFTPVNAKIRQARSRRPSFKRTISESSFSGSETPRASSQKRSVARTTHKLISNAEAKLGSMRSTKKRPAFSSPSSRQPSDFNKENAAAGPKGLLRSGRSKQPAQPAAQRPKLLPALPLTSGKHDALKSRRSDEHAVDSLPDTVPTRDYFPSHEKCVESYLARTDAYSLHAYPGSPSLPAVARNHISSTSSLSRVKSDSDMQKSSNENLHSYSPIASRRNSSKSLAPTIYSLAEADSKASLVLAPRFVKSVYEDQDTLSALSRDGKFFGLFPYNHLVRNIQRFSRFSSASYGSHFLRVMGISTGPQDWQNGEVDHHEHSSFSNHTGMPPSTILLSSFVDPAGGSNASGQTQEGFPLVHYLTLDHDSKAVVLTLRGTWGFEDILTDMTCDYDDLHWMGKTWQVHKGMLASAMRLLEGGGARVMATIKAALEEFTDYGVVFCGHSLGGGVAALLAILISRPNDTDMCGPSFVTASTHSSGTEGNIQRQPGQFRLPAGRPIHVYAYGPPAVMSSSLRLATRRLITTTVNGQDVVPSLSLGVLHDFHAVSLSFKSDVADAKSYVKSRVWDSISRSIANKFYIHQPPLLIHAGNGVGEDSWAWNTLKSLRSQLTAAKLMPPGEVFVVDTMRVLQRDAFTLDTSSGDGYPRLGRPATRVQLRFIRDVEARFGEIRFGSGMLGDHSPGRYEASLAALARGVLDN, encoded by the coding sequence ATGCTGCAGCGTTGGGGAAGGCGGAACACCGAGAGAGAGTTCAGGGAGAATGGAAACGAAGAGATAATCTGGGACGTCGTTATCCTCGACAATGGCCTCAGAGCAGATGTTGTGGGAACTCAGCGGACGGAGTATCCGCCCAACGTCGAATCGCTGGATACCCCGCCAACGAGGCCGGCTTCGTTCCTGGCACCTGAAGAAACAGATGCGGACATGACATTTCAAGCGATGGAACGGGAGTCGACTCCGTTAAACCCCCTCGGTCGACTTGTCCCACATGTGTCACTCCCCGCGGACCGCCAACATGCTCTATCCGATGAAGAGATTCGACATTACATCGTAAATCAGCTCCCACGCGGGTCGCATGCTACAATAAAGACCGATAGCGTAATCGCAAGGACCATTACTGTTGATGTATATGATAGTCAGCACAAATATATAGAGATCTCCCCACCTCCGGGAACAGCTCTTGTGAAAGAAAGTTTTCACGAAGATCACGACGCTGAGGGCGTCTCGGCGTATTCGGAAACGCAGCTACCCAAACATACTGTGGTGTTCCAGACGGTATCCAACCAATCTCAGACTGCCGAATTGAGGCCGGAGACTCAGCACCCAGTGGAGGAGGAGATTGCTGGTGGGCATTCCCCACGGCTATCATCCCACAGGAGATCGCCGAAGCGGCCAAAGGTTAGCAGTTGGGTGAGCGACCCAGTGCCTACGGTCGAATTCACGCCCGTTAATGCAAAAATTCGGCAAGCTAGGTCTCGGCGACCTTCATTCAAAAGGACTATTTCAGAATCTTCGTTCAGTGGCTCGGAAACGCCTCGAGCTTCATCACAAAAGAGGTCTGTGGCGAGGACAACCCACAAGCTTATCTCCAATGCGGAAGCAAAGCTTGGAAGTATGAGAAGTACGAAGAAGCGGCcggctttttcttctccgaGCAGCCGTCAGCCGTCGGACTTTAACAAGGAAAATGCTGCTGCTGGTCCTAAAGGTCTACTTCGCAGCGGAAGATCTAAGCAACCCGCACAACCCGCGGCACAAAGGCCCAAGTTACTGCCTGCCTTGCCTCTTACGTCAGGAAAACACGATGCACTGAAATCAAGACGGTCGGACGAGCACGCTGTCGACTCCCTACCCGATACCGTTCCCACACGAGACTACTTTCCATCACACGAGAAGTGCGTCGAATCATACCTGGCCCGTACTGACGCGTATTCTCTACATGCATATCCGGGATCACCATCATTGCCTGCGGTTGCCAGAAATCATATCTCAAGCACCAGCAGTTTATCGAGAGTAAAATCTGACAGTGATATGCAGAAGTCGTCAAACGAAAACCTTCATTCTTACAGTCCCATAGCCTCCCGGAGAAATTCAAGCAAATCTCTTGCACCAACTATATATTCCTTGGCAGAAGCGGATTCAAAAGCGTCACTCGTCCTTGCCCCGCGATTTGTCAAGAGTGTATATGAAGACCAGGACACGCTCTCTGCCCTCTCTAGGGATGGGAAATTCTTCGGCCTTTTTCCGTACAATCACCTGGTGCGAAATATACAACGCTTTTCCAGGTTTTCGTCGGCGTCGTATGGATCGCATTTCCTCAGAGTTATGGGCATCTCCACTGGGCCACAGGATTGGCAAAATGGTGAGGTGGATCATCATGAGCATAGCTCGTTCTCCAACCATACAGGAATGCCTCCTTCAACGATCCTTCTCTCGTCCTTTGTGGATCCAGCTGGTGGCTCAAATGCTTCTGGGCAAACACAAGAAGGGTTCCCCTTGGTACATTATCTCACACTAGACCACGACTCAAAAGCCGTTGTCTTGACACTGAGAGGTACCTGGGGATTTGAAGATATTCTCACCGACATGACATGCGACTACGACGACCTACACTGGATGGGTAAAACCTGGCAGGTTCACAAGGGAATGCTTGCGTCCGCAATGCGTCTCCTTGAGGGCGGTGGCGCCCGTGTGATGGCTACCATAAAAGCAGCTTTGGAGGAGTTTACTGATTATGGTGTTGTATTCTGTGGCCATTCGTTGGGTGGTGGTGTTGCCGCACTTCTCGCGATATTAATCTCGAGGCCGAATGACACGGATATGTGTGGTCCATCGTTCGTGACCGCCTCTACGCACTCTAGCGGCACAGAGGGTAACATCCAACGTCAACCAGGACAATTCAGATTGCCGGCAGGGCGACCAATCCACGTATATGCCTATGGTCCACCCGCGGTGATGAGTTCGTCTCTGCGACTCGCCACAAGACGCTTGATTACCACAACCGTCAATGGGCAAGACGTTGTCCCATCATTATCCCTGGGTGTTCTCCACGACTTCCACGCTGTCTCGCTATCATTCAAAAGCGACGTCGCGGACGCCAAGTCATACGTGAAATCCCGCGTCTGGGACAGCATCAGCCGCAGCATCGCCAACAAGTTCTACATCCACCAACCACCCCTCCTTATTCACGCTGGTAACGGTGTCGGCGAGGACTCTTGGGCTTGGAACACACTCAAGTCACTCCGCAGCCAGCTGACGGCTGCGAAGCTGATGCCTCCAGGCGAGGTCTTTGTGGTAGATACCATGCGCGTTCTGCAGCGCGACGCTTTTACATTGGATACGTCCAGCGGCGATGGATATCCGCGGCTGGGCAGGCCAGCTACCAGGGTGCAATTGAGATTTATTCGAGACGTGGAAGCACGGTTTGGGGAGATCAGGTTTGGATCAGGGATGCTGGGCGATCATAGTCCTGGACGGTATGAGGCGAGCTTGGCGGCTCTGGCGAGGGGAGTTTTAGATAATTGA
- a CDS encoding uncharacterized protein (EggNog:ENOG410PV32~COG:S): MHQTRRDLQDSKHDLEALHRYTSCRWLWNEHQQLACRYVKFDMSRLLELAASLIGSKYCVEAVKVSEGQYNKVFLLTMNDGREVIAKLPNPNAGRPCFTTASEVATMDFLRNILHLPVPKVYGWSSKASENPVGAEYIIMEKQAGVMLSDVWESMKGK, from the exons ATGCATCAAACGCGGCGAGATCTCCAAG ACTCAAAGCATGATCTGGAGGCTCTCCATCGATACACCTCATGTCGATGGCTCTGGAATGAGCACCAGCAACTTGCATGCCGCTATGTGAAATTTGATATGTCAAGGCTTTTGGAACTTGCTGCTTCTCTCATCGGATCGAAATACTGTGTTGAAGCTGTTAAGGTTTCAGAGGGCCAGTATAACAAAGTTTTCCTGCTTACCATGAACGATGGACGTGAGGTGATTGCCAAACTGCCGAATCCCAATGCGGGCAGACCATGCTTCACTACGGCCAGTGAGGTTGCGACCATGGACTTT TTGAGAAACATCCTCCATCTTCCAGTTCCGAAGGTCTACGGATGGAGCTCTAAAGCGTCAGAGAACCCTGTTGGAGCAGAGTATATCATCATGGAAAAACAAGCTGGTGTGATGCTGAGCGATGTGTGGGAAAGCATGAAAGGAAAGTAG
- a CDS encoding uncharacterized protein (EggNog:ENOG410PV32~COG:S) — translation MLDTSSPLYVDRDGKEVHSAKFGIGPTNHRSFFDFGRGELNIDHGPWSTPAEFMIAIAHREILCARARLRYPLMPEGLFYGPRQYQPSSSKKLSALHNYLKVAPYVLPDNRATLTSVLWHGDLHLQNIFVDPGEPTRILGIVDWQCVSICPLFTQVTCPGFLDYNGPAPEGLQQIHLPGNFDSMTPDKQQKAKALHQAQTLHNLYLARSHQVNVEAFQAMQGQDTLRHQVSVIPGLTLMDYEPCLSSLLRDVEKGWPEIVGVRTDGLPLVPCPLQFSAAEIQEQERDEELWAQGVGLMNDFISDTGCFKHWDGKVSNADYESSKRQLAEGIQRFLSREARNEEERKAWLKALPFLDQEETG, via the exons ATGCTCGATACCTCATCACCGTTATATGTCGACAGGGATGGGAAGGAGGTACACAGTGCGAAGTTTGGCATTGGACCCACCAACCATCGTTCATTTTTCGATTTTGGGAGGGGGGAACTGAACATCGATCATGGACCAT GGTCTACACCTGCGGAGTTCATGATTGCCATTGCGCATCGAGAAATTCTCTGCGCAAGGGCGCGACTCAGATACCCATTGATGCCGGAAGGCCTTTTCTATGGACCCAGACAATACCAGCCCAGCTCTTCGAAGAAACTGTCCGCATTGCACAACTATCTCAAAGTGGCACCCTATGTTCTGCCCGATAACAGAGCAACCTTAACATCGGTTTTGTGGCACGGTGATTTGCACTTGCAAAATATTTTTGTCGATCCTGGAGAGCCAACCCGTATACTGGGCATAGTCGACTGGCAATGTGTCAGCATTTGTCCACTTTTCACGCAAGTCACATGCCCTGGTTTCCTGGATTACAATGGCCCGGCTCCTGAAGGActtcagcaaatccatcTCCCTGGGAACTTTGACTCCATGACCCCAGACAAACAACAGAAAGCAAAAGCATTGCATCAAGCACAGACACTACACAATCTTTATTTGGCTAGATCCCATCAGGTCAATGTCGAAGCGTTCCAGGCCATGCAGGGCCAAGACACGCTCCGTCACCAAGTTAGTGTTATTCCGGGTTTGACGCTAATGGACTACGAACCATGCCTTAGTAGCTTACTGAGGGATGTGGAAAAAGGGTGGCCAGAGATTGTTGGAGTCAGGACAGATGGCTTGCCATTGGTTCCATGCCCCTTGCAGTTCTCGGCCGCTGAGATTCAGGAACAGGAACGGGACGAAGAGCTGTGGGCCCAGGGCGTGGGGCTCATGAACGACTTTATTAGTGACACAGGATGTTTCAAACACTGGGATGGCAAGGTCAGCAATGCGGATTATGAATCATCGAAGAGGCAGCTGGCGGAGGGGATACAACGATTCTTGAGCCGTGAGGCGAGGAATGAGGAGGAGCGCAAGGCGTGGCTCAAAGCCCTCCCATTTTTGGATCAAGAAGAGACTGGGTGA